One genomic region from Argentina anserina chromosome 2, drPotAnse1.1, whole genome shotgun sequence encodes:
- the LOC126783226 gene encoding probable polygalacturonase, producing the protein MKRLVSRQSRVVQPFRVVFSCLQLWLVLVLGFTSALQYHGECENQKALDPRPHSVSLLEFGAVGDGKTLNTVAFQNAVFYVKSFADKGGAQLYVPPGRWLTGSFNLTSHLTLFLETDATILGSQDYTHWGIEKPLPSYGRGIDLPGWRYRSLINGDDLHDVVLTGGNGTIDGQGSVWWEQFSSHSLNYSRPHLVEFTRCDNVVISNLTFLNPPAWNIHPTYCRYVKVQNITLHASPASPYTSGIVPDSSEHVCIENCNISMGHDAISLKSGWDEYGIAYGKSTKNVHIRGVNLQSSLGSGLAFGSEMSGGILNVLVERLQLSNSFIGIALKTTKGRGGYMKDIVISNVEMDNIHTAIQVTGQSGSHPDDKFDPAQLPFIKGITFDNMVGRNITFAGNFSGIYESPFTSICLSNVSFYMTWNSSSSWFCRNVKGFSQQVSPEPCSDLKDSSFNASSSCLFSLYTYNSDTDF; encoded by the exons ATGAAGAGGCTAGTAA GTAGGCAATCAAGGGTGGTTCAACCTTTTCGTGTTGTGTTTTCTTGTTTACAGTTGTGGCTGGTTTTGGTTCTGGGATTTACTAGTGCATTACAGTATCATGGAGAATGTGAAAACCAGAAAGCATTGGATCCCAGGCCTCACAGTGTGTCGCTTTTGGAGTTTGGGGCAGTCGGAGATGGGAAAACATTGAACACGGTAGCTTTCCAAAATGCTGTTTTCTATGTCAAGTCATTTGCTGATAAGGGTGGTGCTCAGCTCTATGTTCCGCCTGGCCGGTGGCTCACTGGGAGCTTTAACCTCACCAGCCACCTCACGCTTTTCCTTGAGACCGATGCGACTATTCTTGGATCACAG GACTACACTCACTGGGGAATAGAGAAACCCCTGCCTTCTTATGGTCGCGGGATTGATTTGCCAGGTTGGAGATATCGCAGCTTGATCAACGGAGATGATCTACATGATGTGGTTTTAACAG GTGGTAATGGAACTATAGATGGACAGGGTTCAGTGTGGTGGGAGCAGTTCAGCTCTCATTCCTTGAATTACAGCAGACCACATCTTGTGGAATTTACCAGATGTGACAATGTGGTTATTTCGAATCTGACTTTTCTGAATCCCCCTGCTTGGAACATTCATCCTACATATTGCAG GTATGTGAAAGTCCAGAACATAACTCTTCATGCTTCTCCTGCATCTCCATATACTAGTGGTATAGTCCCAG ATTCATCTGAGCATGTTTGCATTGAGAACTGCAACATTAGCATGGGCCATGATGCAATTTCTCTTAAGAGTGGTTGGGATGAGTATGGAATAGCCTATGGCAAATCGACCAAAAATGTCCACATCCGGGGCGTCAACCTTCAATCTTCTTTAGGCTCCGGCCTAGCATTTGGGAGTGAGATGTCTGGAGGCATATTGAACGTACTAGTAGAACGACTTCAGCTGTCTAACTCATTTATTGGCATTGCACTCAAGACAACTAAAGGAAGAGGAGGATATATGAAAGACATAGTAATATCCAATGTAGAAATGGATAACATTCACACAGCAATTCAAGTTACTGGGCAGAGTGGCTCTCATCCTGATGATAAGTTTGACCCTGCTCAACTTCCATTCATTAAAGGAATCACCTTTGACAACATGGTTGGCAGAAACATTACTTTTGCTGGGAATTTTTCTGGAATCTACGAATCGCCTTTCACGTCTATTTGTCTCTCAAACGTGTCATTCTACATGACTTGGAATTCTTCTAGCTCATGGTTCTGTCGCAATGTGAAGGGGTTTTCCCAGCAGGTTTCTCCAGAACCATGTTCAGACCTCAAGGACTCATCTTTTAATGCTTCCTCATCTTGCTTGTTTTCTTTATACACTTATAATTCTGATACAGATTTTTGA
- the LOC126783225 gene encoding fumarate hydratase 1, mitochondrial isoform X2: MAIYVISRRVSAGSTSPRYAATCWRSYSTSFREERDTFGPILVPSDKLWGAQTQRSLQNFDIGGDRERMPEPIIRAFGVLKKCAAKVNMQYGLDKSIGKAIMQAAQEVAEGKLNQHFPLVVWQTGSGTQSNMNANEVIANRAAEILGHKRGDKFVHPNDHVNRSQSSNDTFPTVMHIASAMEINSRLIPNLKTLHSSLQSKSDEFKDIVKIGRTHTQDATPLTLGQEFSGYSTQVKYGIERVLCALPRMYQLAQGGTAVGTGLNTKKGFDVKIAAAVADETNLPFVTAENKFEALAAHDAFVETSGALNTVATSLMKVANDIRLLGSGPRCGLGELILPENEPGSSIMPGKVNPTQCEAITMVCAQVMGNNVAITVGGSNGHFELNVFKPMIASALLHSVRLLGDASASFEKNCVRGIEANRERISKLLHESLMLVTSLNPKIGYDNAAAVAKKAHKEGSTLKDAALKLGVLTSEEFDTLVVPEKMIGPSD, translated from the exons ATGGCCATCTACGTCATTTCACGGCGAGTCTCCGCCGGTTCCACGTCGCCCCGTTACGCCGCAACTTGCTGGAGAAGCTACTCCACCTCGTTTCGCGAGGAAAGAGACACCTTCGGTCCCATTCTCGTCCCCTCAGACAA ACTATGGGGAGCTCAGACTCAGCGATCGCTGCAGAACTTCGATATCGGCGGCGACCGCGAACGCATGCCGGAGCCTATCATTCGCGCCTTCGGCGTCCTCAAGAAATGTGCTGCCAAg GTGAACATGCAGTATGGTCTTGACAAGTCTATAGGGAAAGCTATAATGCAGGCTGCGCAAGAAGTCGCCGAGGGGAAGCTGAACCAGCACTTTCCACTTGTTGTGTGGCAAACTGGGAGCGGAACGCAGAGTAACATGAATGCCAATGAG GTCATTGCAAACAGAGCAGCTGAGATACTTGGCCATAAGCGCGGCGATAAGTTTGTGCACCCGAATGACCATGTTAATAGATCGCAGTCGTCTAATGACACTTTCCCAACT GTTATGCACATTGCCAGTGCAATGGAAATAAATTCAAGGTTGATTCCAAATTTGAAGACTTTGCACTCTTCTCTACAATCAAAG TCTGATGAATTCAAAGATATAGTTAAAATTGGACGCACTCACACGCAAGATGCAACACCTTTGACTCTTGGGCAAGAATTTAGCGGCTATTCTACACAA GTCAAGTATGGAATCGAGCGAGTGTTGTGCGCTCTACCCCGCATGTATCAG CTTGCACAGGGTGGTACTGCTGTTGGGACTGGATTGAATACAAAGAAGGG ATTTGATGTGAAGATAGCTGCAGCAGTAGCTGATGAAACAAACTTACCATTTGTCACCGCAGAAAACAAGTTTGAAGCTTTG GCTGCACATGATGCTTTTGTGGAAACTAGTGGAGCCCTGAATACGGTTGCTACTTCTCTGATGAAAGTAGCAAATGACATACGTTTATTAGGAAG TGGTCCACGATGTGGCCTTGGTGAACTCATTCTTCCTGAGAATGAGCCTGGAAGCAGCATTATGCCA GGGAAGGTTAACCCAACCCAGTGTGAGGCTATCACAATGGTTTGTGCTCAG GTTATGGGTAACAATGTGGCCATTACAGTAGGTGGATCtaatggtcattttgaactaaATGTTTTCAAGCCCATGATTGCTAGTGCTCTCCTGCAT TCTGTTAGATTACTTGGCGATGCATCTGCTTCTTTTGAAAAGAACTGTGTCAGAGGAATTGAAGCGAATAGGGAAAGAATTTCAAAGTTACTTCATGAG TCACTGATGTTGGTCACATCCTTGAATCCT AAAATCGGTTATGACAATGCTGCGGCAGTTGCAAAGAAAGCCCACAAGGAGGGATCCACTTTGAAG GATGCTGCATTGAAACTTGGGGTGCTAACGAGTGAAGAATTTGATAC
- the LOC126783225 gene encoding fumarate hydratase 1, mitochondrial isoform X1: protein MAIYVISRRVSAGSTSPRYAATCWRSYSTSFREERDTFGPILVPSDKLWGAQTQRSLQNFDIGGDRERMPEPIIRAFGVLKKCAAKVNMQYGLDKSIGKAIMQAAQEVAEGKLNQHFPLVVWQTGSGTQSNMNANEVIANRAAEILGHKRGDKFVHPNDHVNRSQSSNDTFPTVMHIASAMEINSRLIPNLKTLHSSLQSKSDEFKDIVKIGRTHTQDATPLTLGQEFSGYSTQVKYGIERVLCALPRMYQLAQGGTAVGTGLNTKKGFDVKIAAAVADETNLPFVTAENKFEALAAHDAFVETSGALNTVATSLMKVANDIRLLGSGPRCGLGELILPENEPGSSIMPGKVNPTQCEAITMVCAQVMGNNVAITVGGSNGHFELNVFKPMIASALLHSVRLLGDASASFEKNCVRGIEANRERISKLLHESLMLVTSLNPKIGYDNAAAVAKKAHKEGSTLKDAALKLGVLTSEEFDTLVVPEKMIGPTD, encoded by the exons ATGGCCATCTACGTCATTTCACGGCGAGTCTCCGCCGGTTCCACGTCGCCCCGTTACGCCGCAACTTGCTGGAGAAGCTACTCCACCTCGTTTCGCGAGGAAAGAGACACCTTCGGTCCCATTCTCGTCCCCTCAGACAA ACTATGGGGAGCTCAGACTCAGCGATCGCTGCAGAACTTCGATATCGGCGGCGACCGCGAACGCATGCCGGAGCCTATCATTCGCGCCTTCGGCGTCCTCAAGAAATGTGCTGCCAAg GTGAACATGCAGTATGGTCTTGACAAGTCTATAGGGAAAGCTATAATGCAGGCTGCGCAAGAAGTCGCCGAGGGGAAGCTGAACCAGCACTTTCCACTTGTTGTGTGGCAAACTGGGAGCGGAACGCAGAGTAACATGAATGCCAATGAG GTCATTGCAAACAGAGCAGCTGAGATACTTGGCCATAAGCGCGGCGATAAGTTTGTGCACCCGAATGACCATGTTAATAGATCGCAGTCGTCTAATGACACTTTCCCAACT GTTATGCACATTGCCAGTGCAATGGAAATAAATTCAAGGTTGATTCCAAATTTGAAGACTTTGCACTCTTCTCTACAATCAAAG TCTGATGAATTCAAAGATATAGTTAAAATTGGACGCACTCACACGCAAGATGCAACACCTTTGACTCTTGGGCAAGAATTTAGCGGCTATTCTACACAA GTCAAGTATGGAATCGAGCGAGTGTTGTGCGCTCTACCCCGCATGTATCAG CTTGCACAGGGTGGTACTGCTGTTGGGACTGGATTGAATACAAAGAAGGG ATTTGATGTGAAGATAGCTGCAGCAGTAGCTGATGAAACAAACTTACCATTTGTCACCGCAGAAAACAAGTTTGAAGCTTTG GCTGCACATGATGCTTTTGTGGAAACTAGTGGAGCCCTGAATACGGTTGCTACTTCTCTGATGAAAGTAGCAAATGACATACGTTTATTAGGAAG TGGTCCACGATGTGGCCTTGGTGAACTCATTCTTCCTGAGAATGAGCCTGGAAGCAGCATTATGCCA GGGAAGGTTAACCCAACCCAGTGTGAGGCTATCACAATGGTTTGTGCTCAG GTTATGGGTAACAATGTGGCCATTACAGTAGGTGGATCtaatggtcattttgaactaaATGTTTTCAAGCCCATGATTGCTAGTGCTCTCCTGCAT TCTGTTAGATTACTTGGCGATGCATCTGCTTCTTTTGAAAAGAACTGTGTCAGAGGAATTGAAGCGAATAGGGAAAGAATTTCAAAGTTACTTCATGAG TCACTGATGTTGGTCACATCCTTGAATCCT AAAATCGGTTATGACAATGCTGCGGCAGTTGCAAAGAAAGCCCACAAGGAGGGATCCACTTTGAAG GATGCTGCATTGAAACTTGGGGTGCTAACGAGTGAAGAATTTGATACGCTTGTGGTGCCCGAGAAGATGATTGGCCCGACTGACTGA
- the LOC126783239 gene encoding major allergen Pru ar 1-like, translating to MGVINLSQEFNSPVDAARLFKALIIDSHNLIPKLMPQAIKSIEIIHGDGGAGSIKQINFAEGTRFKYMKNRIDTLDVENLMCKYTLIEGDVLEDKIESIAYEVRFIPSANGGCVCKMMSEYQAVGDFEIKEEEIRVGKDRAMGMYKVVEAYLFESPGAYE from the exons ATGGGTGTCATCAATCTGAGCCAGGAGTTTAATAGTCCAGTAGATGCAGCAAGACTGTTCAAGGCCTTGATCATCGACTCCCACAACCTCATCCCAAAGCTCATGCCTCAGGCCATTAAGAGCATTGAAATCATTCATGGTGACGGAGGAGCAGGATCCATCAAACAGATCAATTTTGCTGAGG GTACTCGTTTCAAGTACATGAAGAACAGAATAGACACCTTGGATGTAGAAAACTTGATGTGCAAGTACACGTTGATCGAAGGCGATGTGTTGGAGGACAAGATTGAGTCTATTGCTTATGAGGTCAGGTTCATACCTTCTGCAAATGGAGGATGTGTTTGTAAGATGATGAGTGAGTACCAAGCTGTTGGGGACTTTGAGATCAAAGAGGAAGAGATCAGGGTTGGCAAGGATAGAGCAATGGGCATGTACAAAGTAGTTGAAGCTTACCTCTTCGAAAGTCCTGGTGCTTACGAGTAG